GGAATTCTGGGGCGGGGATTTTTTCGGAGCTTTCGACATGCTCGCGAATATGGCGAGAGTCCTGCCAAATTGGAAGGGCGGCAGCGAAACAAATTAGGAACAGCTCACAGCCGTAGCGACGCAAGCGGGCGCGTTGATCTTTGATCGGGCCGCTCTATATGAGGTCAGCGTTACTTGATGCTATACGCAAATACTGAATTGCCAAATCTTCCCCGTTCCGGAGTTCACATTTCCCATGCTTTCCCTTGAGAAGCGCATCGAGCTGAAGAACAGCACGCCGCGCACGATGCTTTCATTGCATCACACCGAAAACTGCCGTCTGCTTCCCAACCGTACGGAGCTTCTTCACCGGCTTCCCCATGGCGGTATTGTCGCGGAGATCGGCGTCGCCTTTGGCGATTATTCGCGCGAGATCATGGATCACAACCGTCCGGCTCAGCTGCACCTGATCGATCCCTGGGATCTGACGCGCTACAACGAAGGCTATGAGCGCGTCAGCAGCATGTTTGCCAGCGAGATCAGGCAACAGCAGGTGCTGCTGCACCTTGGCGGCTCGACCGAGATGCTGCCGGAATTTGCCGATCATTTCTTCGACTGGGTCTATATCGATACCGACCATTCCTATGCGAATACCTGGAACGAGCTTGTTCTCTGCGACCAGAAGGTCAAGCGTGACGGGCGGATCTGCGGCCATGATTTCTGTACAGGCAATGTCATCAAGCCGGTGGTCTATGGCGTTGTGCAGGCGGTCAACAAGTTCTGCGTCGAGTATGGCTGGCAGTTCGAATATCTGACCGTCGAGCCGGACGCCCACTTTTCCTACTGTCTGAAACGGTTGTAGAGCGGAGTTACTTTCAGGCGACGGCTGCCTTGGGAAGGCTGCGTGCACGTGGATGGCGCAGCCATTCCTCCAGCGCGCGGGCATTCATCGGACGCGAGAAGAGGTATCCCTGGCCGATCTGGCAGCCGAGCGAGCGAAGGGTTCTCGATTCCTCTTCCGTTTCCACGCCCTCGGCGAGAATGGTCATGGACAGCGCTTCGCCAAGCCGGATCAGGGCCGAAATGATGGCCTGGTTGCGCGGTGAGGCGGCAATGCCGGTTGTGATGCCGCGATCGATCTTGAGGCGATCAACCTTCAGGTCGATGAGGCGTGTCAACGAGGAGTGTCCGGCACCGAAATCATCGACGGCCAGCGCAAAGCCTGATCTCTCCAGCTGTTTCAACTGCTCTCCGGCGATGACGGTATCGAGCAGTGCTTCCTCCGTGATCTCGATCTCGAGCAGGCTAGGCTTGATGCCGTGCTGCTTCACCTTGGCATCCAGCATCTCGGATACGGAATAGAGGGCGAATTCGCGCGGCGAAACGTTGATTGCAACGGTTGCTTCGGGCAGGCCAAGTTCTGGCAGACGCTTGAGCATCGCGCAGGCCGCATCGGCAATGGCGCCGGTCAGCCGGTCGGATGCCTGGATCGAATAGGCGGCCTGTACGATTTCCGGCGGCGCAATGAAGCCGAGGGTCGGGTGGTGCCAGCGCACGAGCGCCTCAAACCCGAGAATGATGTCCCGCTGCAGACACACCTGCGGCTGGAACCATGCCTCGATCTTGTGCTGCTCGATTGCCTCCAGAATATCGGCTTCGATCTGCCGCTGCCGCTCCGCTGCAATGCGCAGCTTCGGATCGAACTTGCGCCAGCGTCCGCGTCCCTGCTCCTTGGAGCGATAGAGCGCCATATCGGCAGATACGAATAATTCATCCGCCTGCGTCGCGTGATCGGGATAGACCGCCAACCCCACCGAAGTTCCGACGGAACAGTTCTGACCGCTGAGGAGGAATGGTTTGCGGACTTGACGCAGAATGATGTCTGCGGAGCGGGTTGCTTCCAGAACTGCATCGTTACCGGTGACGATTATGGCGAATTCGTCGCCGCCCAGCCGCGCGATGAACGTGTTGCCCGGCGGTAGCGAATTGCGCAGGCGCTGGGCGAACTCCGTCAGCAAGCTATCCCCGGCCTTGTGGCCCATCGTATCGTTCACGTGCTTGAAGCGGTCGAGATCGACGACGAGCAAGCCGATCTTGCCTTCGGTATCGCGGGCTTCCTGGATCGCGTTTGCCAGCGTCGAGTTGAAGGCACTGCGATTGGCAAGTCCCGTCAACGGATCGCAGCTGGCGAGCAGTTCCAGTCGCGCGTTGGCCTGCAGCATTTCCGAATGGGCTGCCGTCAGAGATGTCGCAAGCGCTGTTGCTTCCAGCTTTCGGGTAATGCTTTCGAGAAACGATCTCTCGCTGTTCTGACAGCTTCTGTGCAGGATGATGGTGAGGACGACGACGTTCAGGGCGACGATGATCCCCGAAATGCCGCCAGTGGAGACCACCGACACGATGACAGCGAGGTGGATCGGCGTGGAGAAGGCAACGGACACCCAGCGATAGCCCACCCCGAGCAGCACAGAGCCGATCGAGATGCCAAGCATCATCAGATACAGGCCCGCATCCAGGCTGAAGGCGTTGAAATTGGGAAGAATAAACGGGAGGGAGCCCCAGGCGAGGCCCGACGAGCAGGAGCCCAGCGTAATGAGCGACAGGCTCGCTTCCGGATTTTTCCTGTTCAGATCGAAATGCTTGATGTAGCGCGAGATCCCGAACCGGAAGAGCAGGGACAGATAGATCAGCCCGAGCCAGTAGATACCTTCCTGCCCTGTATCCTGCCGAAAGAAGATGAGCGCATAGGCCGAAGCAGAAATGCCCGCATTCGTCAGCACGGTCGACACACTGCGCGCCCAGACAGTTTGTGCCTGTAGCTGACGCACATCGGCATTCAGGCTGTCACACGGCTTTTGTTCGATTGCTGACTTCCGCGGCATCGCCTACACCCGAATATTCACATCACCGTGTTTTCTAATAGATGCTCAATAAGATATTCTTAAAAGCGGGCGGCAAACCCTTGTAAGACTGAGGC
The window above is part of the Rhizobium rhizoryzae genome. Proteins encoded here:
- a CDS encoding putative bifunctional diguanylate cyclase/phosphodiesterase; the encoded protein is MPRKSAIEQKPCDSLNADVRQLQAQTVWARSVSTVLTNAGISASAYALIFFRQDTGQEGIYWLGLIYLSLLFRFGISRYIKHFDLNRKNPEASLSLITLGSCSSGLAWGSLPFILPNFNAFSLDAGLYLMMLGISIGSVLLGVGYRWVSVAFSTPIHLAVIVSVVSTGGISGIIVALNVVVLTIILHRSCQNSERSFLESITRKLEATALATSLTAAHSEMLQANARLELLASCDPLTGLANRSAFNSTLANAIQEARDTEGKIGLLVVDLDRFKHVNDTMGHKAGDSLLTEFAQRLRNSLPPGNTFIARLGGDEFAIIVTGNDAVLEATRSADIILRQVRKPFLLSGQNCSVGTSVGLAVYPDHATQADELFVSADMALYRSKEQGRGRWRKFDPKLRIAAERQRQIEADILEAIEQHKIEAWFQPQVCLQRDIILGFEALVRWHHPTLGFIAPPEIVQAAYSIQASDRLTGAIADAACAMLKRLPELGLPEATVAINVSPREFALYSVSEMLDAKVKQHGIKPSLLEIEITEEALLDTVIAGEQLKQLERSGFALAVDDFGAGHSSLTRLIDLKVDRLKIDRGITTGIAASPRNQAIISALIRLGEALSMTILAEGVETEEESRTLRSLGCQIGQGYLFSRPMNARALEEWLRHPRARSLPKAAVA
- a CDS encoding class I SAM-dependent methyltransferase, translated to MLSLEKRIELKNSTPRTMLSLHHTENCRLLPNRTELLHRLPHGGIVAEIGVAFGDYSREIMDHNRPAQLHLIDPWDLTRYNEGYERVSSMFASEIRQQQVLLHLGGSTEMLPEFADHFFDWVYIDTDHSYANTWNELVLCDQKVKRDGRICGHDFCTGNVIKPVVYGVVQAVNKFCVEYGWQFEYLTVEPDAHFSYCLKRL